The window GACAAAGATTGTAGCTGTCTAAAGATTTTCTGTGAGACCCTTTGTGAGCCACTTTGCACTATGATGTCATGTTTTAGTAAGAAATGAGCTTGTGCCTTCATGTCTTGGGACACTGTAGTTATGGGCTAAAGCCGCCGTACTGAAGCACAGCAAAGTCGTTGTAGATGAGTTGTAGTTAGTGCACTTAAACATAGCAAAGAAGTTCAAACATAAACTCATGCATAAGTTCAACTGTGCTGGTGGGAGAGTGCTCAGAAATATTACTTGTTGACCGTGATCGGTCCCGCTAATTTATGGTGAGAGGCAGCCATTTTTAAACTGTTGAATTCAATGATATCTGGTTCTAGATATTGAACCTATAAGTGGCAGCTTTGTTACGGGGATAATGCCACATACTTACAGTATTTAGAGTAAATAATGGCAGAATGGCGGTTCCAATGCAAAACTAGTTCATCAATTAGCCCATTGAAAAATGCTATTTGCTCAACTGTTATTGAGAGACTATTTATAGAGGCTAAAAGGTGTTTGCTGTGTTCACCTGCATGCCACCTGACATTGTAAAAATCTTAACTTCTTTCCAACGGATTCAtaaagatttataaaaatcttaTTTTTATGGTTCGGATGTGCACTATGTCCATCCTGTGCTTTTCTCTTTTGATGCTTTTGGCCAGTGTTAAAGAGGTAGGGTTCTGTTCGGTCTcttttgagttgatcggtattgtGATGGCGTTTCTTATGCAGGACACTGCTGGCCGTCTCCGAAGGTCTCAAGGTGTACATGATATCGAGCCAAGGGTTGATGATCAAGCTTCAGCTGAAGGGAGGATTCTTTCTGGGCCTGATAAAAACCCCTCTCATGTCGGAACTCTGGGTTATGGACCCAAAATTTCTAGTACACCACAAGGACAGACTCTTGGAGCTGCATCATCCTTGAAACCAAACTTCATGCACCAACATCCACCTTCGCCATCTTTCTCAGCCAGTGAATACAAGCAAACCTCCGTTGGACCTCCTACAGACCCAAGAAAGCTTGCAGGACTGAGAAACATGGAGTCTAACGACCAAAATTCTCTGGATTCTCAACATTTGCCATATCGAGATGTTAATCAGGCTAATAAGCAGAGATTGCATCCCCAAACCACATCTGCTGTGAATCTTCCTCTTCAGCAGAGAAAAAATTTTCCCCTTACTCGACCGAAAAATACTAAAGTCTCTGGTTTTGAACCTTCCAGCGGAGAAAATCTTTTTCTGTCACAGGTTTCGGCATCCGAAAGTCTCCCTACAATGGTGACTTCATCGTCGGACAGATCTAATCCGCATACTGTTGACTCCCCTGGTCCTGGACAATCAATCACCAGCAGTTTGTTAGCTGCTGTAGTTCAAAGTGGTATACTTAATAGTGGTACTGTCACAGGTCGCTCGACTAAGACGATTCAAGAATCTGGGCTTGAATCGTCTCTAGGAGATGCGCAACCAGCTATTTCAAGTGACCCTCGTGCCAATTTCCCTTCACGGCCTTTGCTTGGAAATACTGCGCTCCCTGCGAAGGTGATCCATCCACCATCACCACCTGTTCCTCCTCCCTCCTCTTTAGCAGGTATTCACCCAGAAAAGCCTCCAACTGCAGTTAAAGCTGTATCCGATCCAGTTTCTAGCCTTTTAAGCTCATTGGTAGCAAAAGGCTTAATATCCTCTTCAAATTCTGATTCATTATCCTTTACCTCACCAATAATATCCGATCAATCTTTGGACAGAGGTCCCGGGGTTCCCAGCACTAGTTCTACTCCAGTTTCTTTCATTCCAGGCATCAATGAAAAACCTTTTTCATCATCCATCATAGATAAGCCATCTCCATTAAAGTCTGCTGCTGAGGTCTCTGACGATATGCCCCAGTCAACAACGAAGATAAAAAATCTTATAGGCTTTGAATTCAGACCCGATGTAGTTCGCAAATTTAATCCAGCTGTTGTCAGTGAACTTTCTGGTCTCCCACATCAGTGCAGCATATGTGGACTTGGGCTCAAGTGTCAAGAACAACTTGATAGACACATGGATTGGCATGTTGTAAGGGATTCTGAGCAGAACTCTTCCAACATAACTTCAAGGAGGTGGTATACTGACTCGAATGACTGGGTGGCTGGAATTGGCAGCTTTCATGACAGCGATAGTGCCACAGACCTCCTGGGAGGTCAGGGCGAAACAACAGAAAGTGGTGACCACATGGTTCCTGCAGATGAAAATCAGTGTGTGTGTATTTTATGTGGTGAGCTGTTTGATGATTTCTACAGTCAAGGAAGGGATGAGTGGATGTTCAAAGGAGCTGTTTACTTAAGAAAGCCATCCTCGGAGTCACATGAAAGGACTGGAACTGCTAATGATAATACTTTTCTGGGTCCTGTAGTCCATGCTAACTGCATATCGGATCAGGCAGTTCATGACCTGGGGCTGGCTTGTCATATCGAACTGGTAAACTGTAGTTTCATTTGTTTTCAGCGGTGGGCATTCATTAGTGAACAAAAACTCTTAAATATGTCATAAAACTTGGcagaaattttaaaaatgatatttcattTAAATTGTAGAATATATTCTTTACATTGTCTTCACTCTTCAGGCATTGTAATTTGGTATTATTCTTCACCTCAAAAAGCTGTTATCCTACTTGACTCTCTTATTACTTTTGTAGGAAAATGATGCATAATATCTCGATGTGGGAAATAGTT is drawn from Primulina eburnea isolate SZY01 chromosome 10, ASM2296580v1, whole genome shotgun sequence and contains these coding sequences:
- the LOC140842606 gene encoding polyadenylation and cleavage factor homolog 4-like isoform X2; the encoded protein is MENLRRPSDRSISKEPGLKKPRLTEVPTASDRSSNGRRGFIQRPVVSNSSAGGLSFLGDQHSESSDSGRGPFPQQLGQQLHHELVTQYKTALAELTFNSKPIITNLTIIAGENSHVAKAIAATICANILEVPSEQKLPSLYLLDSIVKNIGKDYIKSFATRLPEVFCKAYRQVDPSIRQSMRHLFGTWKGVFSPQSLHMIEKELGLTSTVNVSSQGTIASRPDSQSQHPTPSIHVNPKYLEARQQLEITRDTAGRLRRSQGVHDIEPRVDDQASAEGRILSGPDKNPSHVGTLGYGPKISSTPQGQTLGAASSLKPNFMHQHPPSPSFSASEYKQTSVGPPTDPRKLAGLRNMESNDQNSLDSQHLPYRDVNQANKQRLHPQTTSAVNLPLQQRKNFPLTRPKNTKVSGFEPSSGENLFLSQVSASESLPTMVTSSSDRSNPHTVDSPGPGQSITSSLLAAVVQSGILNSGTVTGRSTKTIQESGLESSLGDAQPAISSDPRANFPSRPLLGNTALPAKVIHPPSPPVPPPSSLAGIHPEKPPTAVKAVSDPVSSLLSSLVAKGLISSSNSDSLSFTSPIISDQSLDRGPGVPSTSSTPVSFIPGINEKPFSSSIIDKPSPLKSAAEVSDDMPQSTTKIKNLIGFEFRPDVVRKFNPAVVSELSGLPHQCSICGLGLKCQEQLDRHMDWHVVRDSEQNSSNITSRRWYTDSNDWVAGIGSFHDSDSATDLLGGQGETTESGDHMVPADENQCVCILCGELFDDFYSQGRDEWMFKGAVYLRKPSSESHERTGTANDNTFLGPVVHANCISDQAVHDLGLACHIELENDA
- the LOC140842606 gene encoding polyadenylation and cleavage factor homolog 4-like isoform X1, with product MENLRRPSDRSISKEPGLKKPRLTEVPTASDRSSNGRRGFIQRPVVSNSSAGGLSFLGDQHSESSDSGRGPFPQQLGQQLHHELVTQYKTALAELTFNSKPIITNLTIIAGENSHVAKAIAATICANILEVPSEQKLPSLYLLDSIVKNIGKDYIKSFATRLPEVFCKAYRQVDPSIRQSMRHLFGTWKGVFSPQSLHMIEKELGLTSTVNVSSQGTIASRPDSQSQHPTPSIHVNPKYLEARQQLEITRARGTSIDNNGASMKSTDDVRAQERTSSINYGKTWTGPYAKDTAGRLRRSQGVHDIEPRVDDQASAEGRILSGPDKNPSHVGTLGYGPKISSTPQGQTLGAASSLKPNFMHQHPPSPSFSASEYKQTSVGPPTDPRKLAGLRNMESNDQNSLDSQHLPYRDVNQANKQRLHPQTTSAVNLPLQQRKNFPLTRPKNTKVSGFEPSSGENLFLSQVSASESLPTMVTSSSDRSNPHTVDSPGPGQSITSSLLAAVVQSGILNSGTVTGRSTKTIQESGLESSLGDAQPAISSDPRANFPSRPLLGNTALPAKVIHPPSPPVPPPSSLAGIHPEKPPTAVKAVSDPVSSLLSSLVAKGLISSSNSDSLSFTSPIISDQSLDRGPGVPSTSSTPVSFIPGINEKPFSSSIIDKPSPLKSAAEVSDDMPQSTTKIKNLIGFEFRPDVVRKFNPAVVSELSGLPHQCSICGLGLKCQEQLDRHMDWHVVRDSEQNSSNITSRRWYTDSNDWVAGIGSFHDSDSATDLLGGQGETTESGDHMVPADENQCVCILCGELFDDFYSQGRDEWMFKGAVYLRKPSSESHERTGTANDNTFLGPVVHANCISDQAVHDLGLACHIELENDA